A single region of the Plutella xylostella chromosome 26, ilPluXylo3.1, whole genome shotgun sequence genome encodes:
- the LOC105388720 gene encoding probable sodium/potassium/calcium exchanger CG1090 isoform X4, giving the protein MQPAMPPMRMRRPRRHRFLTISVFFITYSVFHAVFSAAVDKASVADDLAVMGEIAKATTPIQPGKVLKVDEEDKGPQNGRAVTPNGEKTEPPESGEATEGRKKMMKGVEEEDEGEKKKQKDAGYEDDESMVETRLKEEEEDDAVPTVHPLRNCTPPAIEQFPRPLMGQYARRHGGLIIHILVAVYTFIGLAIVCDEYFVSSLDRICEEFKLTPDVAGATFMAAGSSAPELATVVIGVFCAQDDIGVSGVIGSAVFNIMFVISVCALCAGTVSHLNWWPLCRDCFFYAVSILVMLCTIANGYVSWPEALFMLIMYGVYCVALRFNSALEAWALTLPLPFKLPTREEQAALVTYKSGGQPAAAAADGQYAEVEGQTKETALQNTAQYTQDGAYDNAAYHTDPTQAWDPNQTWDPNQTWDSDPAAPAYYKAKEYNPETAVDPLVKPVNGNIVQVACWYVAYPIHWTCRRTMPDCRGRWYPVTFIVSMLWISFYSYFMVWMITIIGYTLGIPDTVMGLTFVAAGVSVPDALSSLAVIKEGYGDMAVSNAVGSNVFDILVCLGLPWFIQTAIIQPGSHVNVISKGLIYSTLSLFSTVIFLVLATHANGWKLDRKFGAVLMVWYLLFITFATLYELNVFGDFHPPDCMSAY; this is encoded by the exons AGGATGCGCCGGCCGCGTCGCCACCGCTTCCTGACTATATCCGTGTTCTTCATCACCTACTCGGTGTTCCACGCGGTGTTCTCAGCCGCCGTGGACAAGGCGTCGGTCGCTGACGACCTAGCCGTGATGGGAGAGATAGCGAAGGCCACCACGCCGATTCAGCCGGGGAAGGTGCTGAAGGTGGATGAGGAGGATAAAG GCCCACAAAATGGCAGAGCAGTAACTCCGAACGGAGAGAAAACGGAGCCCCCCGAGAGCGGAGAGGCGACGGAAGGGAGAAAGAAGATGATGAAGGGAGTGGAAGAAGAAGACGAGGGGGAGAAGAAGAAACAGAAGGACGCGGGATATGAAGAT GATGAGAGCATGGTGGAGACTCGTCTGAAGGAGGAGGAGGAAGACGACGCGGTGCCTACCGTGCACCCGCTGCGGAACTGCACGCCGCCCGCCATCGAGCAG TTCCCCCGCCCCCTGATGGGCCAGTACGCGCGGCGCCACGGCGGGCTCATCATCCACATCCTGGTGGCGGTGTACACCTTCATCGGGCTCGCTATCGTGTGCGACGAGTACTTCGTGTCCAGCCTCGACAGGATCTGTGAAG AGTTCAAGCTGACGCCGGACGTGGCGGGCGCGACGTTCATGGCGGCCGGCAGCTCCGCGCCCGAGCTCGCCACCGTCGTCATCGGAGTGTTCTGCGCACAGGACGACATCG GAGTATCCGGAGTGATCGGCTCAGCAGTCTTCAACATAATGTTCGTGATCTCGGTGTGCGCGCTGTGCGCCGGCACGGTGTCGCACCTCAACTGGTGGCCGCTGTGCCGCGACTGCTTCTTCTACGCCGTCTCCATACTCGTCATGCTGTGCACCATCGCCAACGGATACGTGTCTTG GCCGGAAGCGCTCTTCATGCTGATAATGTACGGCGTGTACTGCGTGGCGCTGCGCTTCAACTCTGCGCTGGAGGCGTGGGCGCTGACGCTGCCGCTGCCCTTCAAGCTGCCGACTAGAGAGGAGCAGGCCGCGCTCGTTACTTACAA GAGCGGCGGgcagccggcggcggcggcggcggacggGCAGTACGCGGAGGTGGAGGGCCAGACCAAGGAGACCGCGCTGCAGAATACCGCAC AGTACACCCAGGACGGCGCGTATGACAACGCGGCGTACCACACCGACCCGACGCAGGCGTGGGACCCCAACCAGACCTGGGACCCGAATCAAACCTGGGACAGCGAC cccgccgcccccgcctaCTACAAAGCCAAGGAATACAACCCAGAAACCGCTGTCGACCCCCTCGTCAAACCCGTTAATggaa ACATCGTCCAAGTAGCCTGCTGGTACGTGGCGTACCCCATCCACTGGACGTGCCGGCGCACCATGCCCGACTGCCGCGGCCGCTGGTACCCGGTCACCTTCATCGTCTCCATGCTGTGGATCTCCTTCTACTCCTACTTCATGGTGTGGATGATCACTATTATTG GCTACACGCTGGGCATCCCGGACACGGTGATGGGGCTCACGTTCGTGGCGGCCGGCGTCTCCGTGCCTGACGCGCTGTCCTCACTCGCTGTTATTAAGGAAGG CTACGGCGACATGGCGGTGTCCAACGCGGTGGGGTCCAACGTGTTCGACATCCTGGTGTGCCTCGGCCTGCCCTGGTTCATCCAGACCGCCATCATCCAGCCCGGCAGCCACGTCAATGTCATCAGCAAAG GTCTCATCTACTCGACTCTGTCCCTGTTCTCGACGGTGATATTCCTGGTGCTGGCCACGCACGCCAACGGCTGGAAGCTCGACCGCAAGTTCGGGGCCGTCCTGATGGTGTGGTACCTCCTCTTCATCACCTTCGCCACTCTGTACGAGCTGAATGTCTTCGGAGACTTTCACCCGCCCGACTGCATGTCCGCTTACTAA
- the LOC105388720 gene encoding probable sodium/potassium/calcium exchanger CG1090 isoform X3: protein MQPAMPPMRMRRPRRHRFLTISVFFITYSVFHAVFSAAVDKASVADDLAVMGEIAKATTPIQPGKVLKVDEEDKGPQNGRAVTPNGEKTEPPESGEATEGRKKMMKGVEEEDEGEKKKQKDAGYEDDESMVETRLKEEEEDDAVPTVHPLRNCTPPAIEQFPRPLMGQYARRHGGLIIHILVAVYTFIGLAIVCDEYFVSSLDRICEEFKLTPDVAGATFMAAGSSAPELATVVIGVFCAQDDIGVSGVIGSAVFNIMFVISVCALCAGTVSHLNWWPLCRDCFFYAVSILVMLCTIANGYVSWPEALFMLIMYGVYCVALRFNSALEAWALTLPLPFKLPTREEQAALVTYKSGGQPAAAAADGQYAEVEGQTKETALQNTAQYTQDGAYDNAAYHTDPTQAWDPNQTWDPNQTWDSDQTSAAPASSWGSTNPQVTHSPPSQPDSPQQPPPAPAAPAAPAYYKAKEYNPETAVDPLVKPVNGNIVQVACWYVAYPIHWTCRRTMPDCRGRWYPVTFIVSMLWISFYSYFMVWMITIIGYTLGIPDTVMGLTFVAAGVSVPDALSSLAVIKEGYGDMAVSNAVGSNVFDILVCLGLPWFIQTAIIQPGSHVNVISKGLIYSTLSLFSTVIFLVLATHANGWKLDRKFGAVLMVWYLLFITFATLYELNVFGDFHPPDCMSAY from the exons AGGATGCGCCGGCCGCGTCGCCACCGCTTCCTGACTATATCCGTGTTCTTCATCACCTACTCGGTGTTCCACGCGGTGTTCTCAGCCGCCGTGGACAAGGCGTCGGTCGCTGACGACCTAGCCGTGATGGGAGAGATAGCGAAGGCCACCACGCCGATTCAGCCGGGGAAGGTGCTGAAGGTGGATGAGGAGGATAAAG GCCCACAAAATGGCAGAGCAGTAACTCCGAACGGAGAGAAAACGGAGCCCCCCGAGAGCGGAGAGGCGACGGAAGGGAGAAAGAAGATGATGAAGGGAGTGGAAGAAGAAGACGAGGGGGAGAAGAAGAAACAGAAGGACGCGGGATATGAAGAT GATGAGAGCATGGTGGAGACTCGTCTGAAGGAGGAGGAGGAAGACGACGCGGTGCCTACCGTGCACCCGCTGCGGAACTGCACGCCGCCCGCCATCGAGCAG TTCCCCCGCCCCCTGATGGGCCAGTACGCGCGGCGCCACGGCGGGCTCATCATCCACATCCTGGTGGCGGTGTACACCTTCATCGGGCTCGCTATCGTGTGCGACGAGTACTTCGTGTCCAGCCTCGACAGGATCTGTGAAG AGTTCAAGCTGACGCCGGACGTGGCGGGCGCGACGTTCATGGCGGCCGGCAGCTCCGCGCCCGAGCTCGCCACCGTCGTCATCGGAGTGTTCTGCGCACAGGACGACATCG GAGTATCCGGAGTGATCGGCTCAGCAGTCTTCAACATAATGTTCGTGATCTCGGTGTGCGCGCTGTGCGCCGGCACGGTGTCGCACCTCAACTGGTGGCCGCTGTGCCGCGACTGCTTCTTCTACGCCGTCTCCATACTCGTCATGCTGTGCACCATCGCCAACGGATACGTGTCTTG GCCGGAAGCGCTCTTCATGCTGATAATGTACGGCGTGTACTGCGTGGCGCTGCGCTTCAACTCTGCGCTGGAGGCGTGGGCGCTGACGCTGCCGCTGCCCTTCAAGCTGCCGACTAGAGAGGAGCAGGCCGCGCTCGTTACTTACAA GAGCGGCGGgcagccggcggcggcggcggcggacggGCAGTACGCGGAGGTGGAGGGCCAGACCAAGGAGACCGCGCTGCAGAATACCGCAC AGTACACCCAGGACGGCGCGTATGACAACGCGGCGTACCACACCGACCCGACGCAGGCGTGGGACCCCAACCAGACCTGGGACCCGAATCAAACCTGGGACAGCGAC CAGACATCAGCCGCGCCCGCGTCGTCGTGGGgctccaccaacccgcaggtGACCCACTCGCCGCCCAGCCAGCCCGACTCGCCGCAGCAGCCGCCGCCAGCCCCCGCTGCc cccgccgcccccgcctaCTACAAAGCCAAGGAATACAACCCAGAAACCGCTGTCGACCCCCTCGTCAAACCCGTTAATggaa ACATCGTCCAAGTAGCCTGCTGGTACGTGGCGTACCCCATCCACTGGACGTGCCGGCGCACCATGCCCGACTGCCGCGGCCGCTGGTACCCGGTCACCTTCATCGTCTCCATGCTGTGGATCTCCTTCTACTCCTACTTCATGGTGTGGATGATCACTATTATTG GCTACACGCTGGGCATCCCGGACACGGTGATGGGGCTCACGTTCGTGGCGGCCGGCGTCTCCGTGCCTGACGCGCTGTCCTCACTCGCTGTTATTAAGGAAGG CTACGGCGACATGGCGGTGTCCAACGCGGTGGGGTCCAACGTGTTCGACATCCTGGTGTGCCTCGGCCTGCCCTGGTTCATCCAGACCGCCATCATCCAGCCCGGCAGCCACGTCAATGTCATCAGCAAAG GTCTCATCTACTCGACTCTGTCCCTGTTCTCGACGGTGATATTCCTGGTGCTGGCCACGCACGCCAACGGCTGGAAGCTCGACCGCAAGTTCGGGGCCGTCCTGATGGTGTGGTACCTCCTCTTCATCACCTTCGCCACTCTGTACGAGCTGAATGTCTTCGGAGACTTTCACCCGCCCGACTGCATGTCCGCTTACTAA
- the LOC105388720 gene encoding probable sodium/potassium/calcium exchanger CG1090 isoform X1, with translation MQPAMPPMRMRRPRRHRFLTISVFFITYSVFHAVFSAAVDKASVADDLAVMGEIAKATTPIQPGKVLKVDEEDKGPQNGRAVTPNGEKTEPPESGEATEGRKKMMKGVEEEDEGEKKKQKDAGYEDDESMVETRLKEEEEDDAVPTVHPLRNCTPPAIEQFPRPLMGQYARRHGGLIIHILVAVYTFIGLAIVCDEYFVSSLDRICEEFKLTPDVAGATFMAAGSSAPELATVVIGVFCAQDDIGVSGVIGSAVFNIMFVISVCALCAGTVSHLNWWPLCRDCFFYAVSILVMLCTIANGYVSWPEALFMLIMYGVYCVALRFNSALEAWALTLPLPFKLPTREEQAALVTYKSGGQPAAAAADGQYAEVEGQTKETALQNTAQYTQDGAYDNAAYHTDPTQAWDPNQTWDPNQTWDSDQQTSAAPASSWGSTNPQVTHSPPSQPDSPQQPPPAPAAPAAPAYYKAKEYNPETAVDPLVKPVNGNIVQVACWYVAYPIHWTCRRTMPDCRGRWYPVTFIVSMLWISFYSYFMVWMITIIGYTLGIPDTVMGLTFVAAGVSVPDALSSLAVIKEGYGDMAVSNAVGSNVFDILVCLGLPWFIQTAIIQPGSHVNVISKGLIYSTLSLFSTVIFLVLATHANGWKLDRKFGAVLMVWYLLFITFATLYELNVFGDFHPPDCMSAY, from the exons AGGATGCGCCGGCCGCGTCGCCACCGCTTCCTGACTATATCCGTGTTCTTCATCACCTACTCGGTGTTCCACGCGGTGTTCTCAGCCGCCGTGGACAAGGCGTCGGTCGCTGACGACCTAGCCGTGATGGGAGAGATAGCGAAGGCCACCACGCCGATTCAGCCGGGGAAGGTGCTGAAGGTGGATGAGGAGGATAAAG GCCCACAAAATGGCAGAGCAGTAACTCCGAACGGAGAGAAAACGGAGCCCCCCGAGAGCGGAGAGGCGACGGAAGGGAGAAAGAAGATGATGAAGGGAGTGGAAGAAGAAGACGAGGGGGAGAAGAAGAAACAGAAGGACGCGGGATATGAAGAT GATGAGAGCATGGTGGAGACTCGTCTGAAGGAGGAGGAGGAAGACGACGCGGTGCCTACCGTGCACCCGCTGCGGAACTGCACGCCGCCCGCCATCGAGCAG TTCCCCCGCCCCCTGATGGGCCAGTACGCGCGGCGCCACGGCGGGCTCATCATCCACATCCTGGTGGCGGTGTACACCTTCATCGGGCTCGCTATCGTGTGCGACGAGTACTTCGTGTCCAGCCTCGACAGGATCTGTGAAG AGTTCAAGCTGACGCCGGACGTGGCGGGCGCGACGTTCATGGCGGCCGGCAGCTCCGCGCCCGAGCTCGCCACCGTCGTCATCGGAGTGTTCTGCGCACAGGACGACATCG GAGTATCCGGAGTGATCGGCTCAGCAGTCTTCAACATAATGTTCGTGATCTCGGTGTGCGCGCTGTGCGCCGGCACGGTGTCGCACCTCAACTGGTGGCCGCTGTGCCGCGACTGCTTCTTCTACGCCGTCTCCATACTCGTCATGCTGTGCACCATCGCCAACGGATACGTGTCTTG GCCGGAAGCGCTCTTCATGCTGATAATGTACGGCGTGTACTGCGTGGCGCTGCGCTTCAACTCTGCGCTGGAGGCGTGGGCGCTGACGCTGCCGCTGCCCTTCAAGCTGCCGACTAGAGAGGAGCAGGCCGCGCTCGTTACTTACAA GAGCGGCGGgcagccggcggcggcggcggcggacggGCAGTACGCGGAGGTGGAGGGCCAGACCAAGGAGACCGCGCTGCAGAATACCGCAC AGTACACCCAGGACGGCGCGTATGACAACGCGGCGTACCACACCGACCCGACGCAGGCGTGGGACCCCAACCAGACCTGGGACCCGAATCAAACCTGGGACAGCGAC CAGCAGACATCAGCCGCGCCCGCGTCGTCGTGGGgctccaccaacccgcaggtGACCCACTCGCCGCCCAGCCAGCCCGACTCGCCGCAGCAGCCGCCGCCAGCCCCCGCTGCc cccgccgcccccgcctaCTACAAAGCCAAGGAATACAACCCAGAAACCGCTGTCGACCCCCTCGTCAAACCCGTTAATggaa ACATCGTCCAAGTAGCCTGCTGGTACGTGGCGTACCCCATCCACTGGACGTGCCGGCGCACCATGCCCGACTGCCGCGGCCGCTGGTACCCGGTCACCTTCATCGTCTCCATGCTGTGGATCTCCTTCTACTCCTACTTCATGGTGTGGATGATCACTATTATTG GCTACACGCTGGGCATCCCGGACACGGTGATGGGGCTCACGTTCGTGGCGGCCGGCGTCTCCGTGCCTGACGCGCTGTCCTCACTCGCTGTTATTAAGGAAGG CTACGGCGACATGGCGGTGTCCAACGCGGTGGGGTCCAACGTGTTCGACATCCTGGTGTGCCTCGGCCTGCCCTGGTTCATCCAGACCGCCATCATCCAGCCCGGCAGCCACGTCAATGTCATCAGCAAAG GTCTCATCTACTCGACTCTGTCCCTGTTCTCGACGGTGATATTCCTGGTGCTGGCCACGCACGCCAACGGCTGGAAGCTCGACCGCAAGTTCGGGGCCGTCCTGATGGTGTGGTACCTCCTCTTCATCACCTTCGCCACTCTGTACGAGCTGAATGTCTTCGGAGACTTTCACCCGCCCGACTGCATGTCCGCTTACTAA
- the LOC105388720 gene encoding probable sodium/potassium/calcium exchanger CG1090 isoform X5: MGQYARRHGGLIIHILVAVYTFIGLAIVCDEYFVSSLDRICEEFKLTPDVAGATFMAAGSSAPELATVVIGVFCAQDDIGVSGVIGSAVFNIMFVISVCALCAGTVSHLNWWPLCRDCFFYAVSILVMLCTIANGYVSWPEALFMLIMYGVYCVALRFNSALEAWALTLPLPFKLPTREEQAALVTYKSGGQPAAAAADGQYAEVEGQTKETALQNTAQYTQDGAYDNAAYHTDPTQAWDPNQTWDPNQTWDSDQQTSAAPASSWGSTNPQVTHSPPSQPDSPQQPPPAPAAPAAPAYYKAKEYNPETAVDPLVKPVNGNIVQVACWYVAYPIHWTCRRTMPDCRGRWYPVTFIVSMLWISFYSYFMVWMITIIGYTLGIPDTVMGLTFVAAGVSVPDALSSLAVIKEGYGDMAVSNAVGSNVFDILVCLGLPWFIQTAIIQPGSHVNVISKGLIYSTLSLFSTVIFLVLATHANGWKLDRKFGAVLMVWYLLFITFATLYELNVFGDFHPPDCMSAY, encoded by the exons ATGGGCCAGTACGCGCGGCGCCACGGCGGGCTCATCATCCACATCCTGGTGGCGGTGTACACCTTCATCGGGCTCGCTATCGTGTGCGACGAGTACTTCGTGTCCAGCCTCGACAGGATCTGTGAAG AGTTCAAGCTGACGCCGGACGTGGCGGGCGCGACGTTCATGGCGGCCGGCAGCTCCGCGCCCGAGCTCGCCACCGTCGTCATCGGAGTGTTCTGCGCACAGGACGACATCG GAGTATCCGGAGTGATCGGCTCAGCAGTCTTCAACATAATGTTCGTGATCTCGGTGTGCGCGCTGTGCGCCGGCACGGTGTCGCACCTCAACTGGTGGCCGCTGTGCCGCGACTGCTTCTTCTACGCCGTCTCCATACTCGTCATGCTGTGCACCATCGCCAACGGATACGTGTCTTG GCCGGAAGCGCTCTTCATGCTGATAATGTACGGCGTGTACTGCGTGGCGCTGCGCTTCAACTCTGCGCTGGAGGCGTGGGCGCTGACGCTGCCGCTGCCCTTCAAGCTGCCGACTAGAGAGGAGCAGGCCGCGCTCGTTACTTACAA GAGCGGCGGgcagccggcggcggcggcggcggacggGCAGTACGCGGAGGTGGAGGGCCAGACCAAGGAGACCGCGCTGCAGAATACCGCAC AGTACACCCAGGACGGCGCGTATGACAACGCGGCGTACCACACCGACCCGACGCAGGCGTGGGACCCCAACCAGACCTGGGACCCGAATCAAACCTGGGACAGCGAC CAGCAGACATCAGCCGCGCCCGCGTCGTCGTGGGgctccaccaacccgcaggtGACCCACTCGCCGCCCAGCCAGCCCGACTCGCCGCAGCAGCCGCCGCCAGCCCCCGCTGCc cccgccgcccccgcctaCTACAAAGCCAAGGAATACAACCCAGAAACCGCTGTCGACCCCCTCGTCAAACCCGTTAATggaa ACATCGTCCAAGTAGCCTGCTGGTACGTGGCGTACCCCATCCACTGGACGTGCCGGCGCACCATGCCCGACTGCCGCGGCCGCTGGTACCCGGTCACCTTCATCGTCTCCATGCTGTGGATCTCCTTCTACTCCTACTTCATGGTGTGGATGATCACTATTATTG GCTACACGCTGGGCATCCCGGACACGGTGATGGGGCTCACGTTCGTGGCGGCCGGCGTCTCCGTGCCTGACGCGCTGTCCTCACTCGCTGTTATTAAGGAAGG CTACGGCGACATGGCGGTGTCCAACGCGGTGGGGTCCAACGTGTTCGACATCCTGGTGTGCCTCGGCCTGCCCTGGTTCATCCAGACCGCCATCATCCAGCCCGGCAGCCACGTCAATGTCATCAGCAAAG GTCTCATCTACTCGACTCTGTCCCTGTTCTCGACGGTGATATTCCTGGTGCTGGCCACGCACGCCAACGGCTGGAAGCTCGACCGCAAGTTCGGGGCCGTCCTGATGGTGTGGTACCTCCTCTTCATCACCTTCGCCACTCTGTACGAGCTGAATGTCTTCGGAGACTTTCACCCGCCCGACTGCATGTCCGCTTACTAA
- the LOC105388720 gene encoding probable sodium/potassium/calcium exchanger CG1090 isoform X2 — MQPAMPPMRMRRPRRHRFLTISVFFITYSVFHAVFSAAVDKASVADDLAVMGEIAKATTPIQPGKVLKVDEEDKGPQNGRAVTPNGEKTEPPESGEATEGRKKMMKGVEEEDEGEKKKQKDAGYEDDESMVETRLKEEEEDDAVPTVHPLRNCTPPAIEQFPRPLMGQYARRHGGLIIHILVAVYTFIGLAIVCDEYFVSSLDRICEEFKLTPDVAGATFMAAGSSAPELATVVIGVFCAQDDIGVSGVIGSAVFNIMFVISVCALCAGTVSHLNWWPLCRDCFFYAVSILVMLCTIANGYVSWPEALFMLIMYGVYCVALRFNSALEAWALTLPLPFKLPTREEQAALVTYKSGGQPAAAAADGQYAEVEGQTKETALQNTAQYTQDGAYDNAAYHTDPTQAWDPNQTWDPNQTWDSDQQTSAAPASSWGSTNPQVTHSPPSQPDSPQQPPPAPAAPAAPAYYKAKEYNPETAVDPLVKPVNGNIVQVACWYVAYPIHWTCRRTMPDCRGRWYPVTFIVSMLWISFYSYFMVWMITIIGYTLGIPDTVMGLTFVAAGVSVPDALSSLAVIKEGYGDMAVSNAVGSNVFDILVCLGLPWFIQTAIIQPGSHVNVISKGLIYSTLSLFSTVIFLVLATHANGWKLDRKFGAVLMVWYLLFITFATLYELNVFGDFHPPDCMSAY, encoded by the exons AGGATGCGCCGGCCGCGTCGCCACCGCTTCCTGACTATATCCGTGTTCTTCATCACCTACTCGGTGTTCCACGCGGTGTTCTCAGCCGCCGTGGACAAGGCGTCGGTCGCTGACGACCTAGCCGTGATGGGAGAGATAGCGAAGGCCACCACGCCGATTCAGCCGGGGAAGGTGCTGAAGGTGGATGAGGAGGATAAAG GCCCACAAAATGGCAGAGCAGTAACTCCGAACGGAGAGAAAACGGAGCCCCCCGAGAGCGGAGAGGCGACGGAAGGGAGAAAGAAGATGATGAAGGGAGTGGAAGAAGAAGACGAGGGGGAGAAGAAGAAACAGAAGGACGCGGGATATGAAGAT GATGAGAGCATGGTGGAGACTCGTCTGAAGGAGGAGGAGGAAGACGACGCGGTGCCTACCGTGCACCCGCTGCGGAACTGCACGCCGCCCGCCATCGAGCAG TTCCCCCGCCCCCTGATGGGCCAGTACGCGCGGCGCCACGGCGGGCTCATCATCCACATCCTGGTGGCGGTGTACACCTTCATCGGGCTCGCTATCGTGTGCGACGAGTACTTCGTGTCCAGCCTCGACAGGATCTGTGAAG AGTTCAAGCTGACGCCGGACGTGGCGGGCGCGACGTTCATGGCGGCCGGCAGCTCCGCGCCCGAGCTCGCCACCGTCGTCATCGGAGTGTTCTGCGCACAGGACGACATCG GAGTATCCGGAGTGATCGGCTCAGCAGTCTTCAACATAATGTTCGTGATCTCGGTGTGCGCGCTGTGCGCCGGCACGGTGTCGCACCTCAACTG GTGGCCGCTGTGCCGCGACTGCTTCTTCTACGCCGTCTCCATACTCGTCATGCTGTGCACCATCGCCAACGGATACGTGTCATG GCCGGAAGCGCTCTTCATGCTGATAATGTACGGCGTGTACTGCGTGGCGCTGCGCTTCAACTCTGCGCTGGAGGCGTGGGCGCTGACGCTGCCGCTGCCCTTCAAGCTGCCGACTAGAGAGGAGCAGGCCGCGCTCGTTACTTACAA GAGCGGCGGgcagccggcggcggcggcggcggacggGCAGTACGCGGAGGTGGAGGGCCAGACCAAGGAGACCGCGCTGCAGAATACCGCAC AGTACACCCAGGACGGCGCGTATGACAACGCGGCGTACCACACCGACCCGACGCAGGCGTGGGACCCCAACCAGACCTGGGACCCGAATCAAACCTGGGACAGCGAC CAGCAGACATCAGCCGCGCCCGCGTCGTCGTGGGgctccaccaacccgcaggtGACCCACTCGCCGCCCAGCCAGCCCGACTCGCCGCAGCAGCCGCCGCCAGCCCCCGCTGCc cccgccgcccccgcctaCTACAAAGCCAAGGAATACAACCCAGAAACCGCTGTCGACCCCCTCGTCAAACCCGTTAATggaa ACATCGTCCAAGTAGCCTGCTGGTACGTGGCGTACCCCATCCACTGGACGTGCCGGCGCACCATGCCCGACTGCCGCGGCCGCTGGTACCCGGTCACCTTCATCGTCTCCATGCTGTGGATCTCCTTCTACTCCTACTTCATGGTGTGGATGATCACTATTATTG GCTACACGCTGGGCATCCCGGACACGGTGATGGGGCTCACGTTCGTGGCGGCCGGCGTCTCCGTGCCTGACGCGCTGTCCTCACTCGCTGTTATTAAGGAAGG CTACGGCGACATGGCGGTGTCCAACGCGGTGGGGTCCAACGTGTTCGACATCCTGGTGTGCCTCGGCCTGCCCTGGTTCATCCAGACCGCCATCATCCAGCCCGGCAGCCACGTCAATGTCATCAGCAAAG GTCTCATCTACTCGACTCTGTCCCTGTTCTCGACGGTGATATTCCTGGTGCTGGCCACGCACGCCAACGGCTGGAAGCTCGACCGCAAGTTCGGGGCCGTCCTGATGGTGTGGTACCTCCTCTTCATCACCTTCGCCACTCTGTACGAGCTGAATGTCTTCGGAGACTTTCACCCGCCCGACTGCATGTCCGCTTACTAA